In the genome of Meles meles chromosome 2, mMelMel3.1 paternal haplotype, whole genome shotgun sequence, one region contains:
- the LOC123936991 gene encoding putative olfactory receptor 2B8 — MKGTNFSNPTGFILLGFSDQPQLEMILLLVVSVVYVLTLVGNTAIILVSYLNPKLHKPMYFFLSNLSFLDLCFTTSIVPQMLWNLKGSEKTISYSGCVIQLYVALGLGSTECILLTVMAYDRFNAICRPLHYGVIMHWKLLQCLAAVAWISGFVESTVQTILVFQLPLCSHHRVDDFMCEEPALIKIACVNTTFLENELSIAIVLYVVIPLGLILVSYSCIARSVLRIKSAKGRRKAFGTCGSHLLVVVLFFGTIISVYIQPKSKYTQNHSKFLTLFYTVVTPSLNPLIYTLRNKEVKWALRQLLGRDPHQGEM, encoded by the coding sequence ATGAAAGGGACAAATTTTAGCAATCCCACAGGTTTTATCTTGCTGGGCTTTTCTGACCAGCCCCAGCTggagatgatcctccttctggtTGTCTCTGTCGTATATGTTCTGACCCTGGTGGGGAACACAGCAATCATACTGGTCTCATACTTGAATCCCAAGCTCCACAAGCCCATGTACTTCTTTCTGTCCAATCTCTCCTTCCTGGACCTCTGCTTCACAACCAGCATCGTTCCACAGATGCTGTGGAATCTCAAGGGCTCTGAGAAGACCATCAGCTACAGTGGCTGTGTGATCCAGCTCTACGTTGCACTGGGGCTGGGCTCCACGGAGTGCATCCTACTGACTGTGATGGCCTACGACCGCTTCAATGCCATCTGCCGACCGCTGCACTATGGCGTCATCATGCACTGGAAGCTTCTCCAGTGCCTAGCAGCTGTGGCCTGGATCAGTGGTTTTGTGGAATCCACGGTTCAGACCATCCTTGTTTTCCAGCTGCCTCTCTGCAGCCACCACCGGGTAGATGATTTTATGTGTGAGGAGCCTGCCCTGATTAAAATCGCCTGTGTGAACACCACCTTCCTGGAAAATGAGCTCTCCATAGCAATTGTCCTCTACGTGGTTATACCTCTGGGACTTATTCTGGTCTCTTATAGCTGCATTGCTAGGAGTGTGCTGAGGATAAAGTCTGCCAAAGGCAGGAGGAAAGCATTTGGTACCTGTGGGTCCCACCttcttgttgtggttttgttcTTTGGGACAATCATTTCTGTCTACATCCAACCCAAGAGCAAGTACACACAGAACCACAGTAAATTCCTCACCCTCTTCTACACTGTAGTGACTCCCTCACTTAACCCTTTGATTTACACCCTGAGAAACAAAGAGGTTAAGTGGGCTCTGAGACAATTGCTGGGGAGAGACCCCCATCAGGGGGAAATGTAA